One Nicotiana tomentosiformis chromosome 4, ASM39032v3, whole genome shotgun sequence genomic window carries:
- the LOC138910058 gene encoding uncharacterized protein: MVNLFIGLYGKSPLFPFVVLGKDVVMRPLSGGEEIPALKQVKERKRKDVSGSPSSEKKKLAKRSRKSKGGSGFMSSEVARHLRDEPEEGEDKIACVWDNVVIQQSSNLVEANQGTLAIIPEQEEDEIIPSRAKMIERDTEGGSTRAVEDISRDEFGIVDISGSPQILDAMIREGSMLEDRSYEGIQESADIHGFLDGLESGASEEVTGFGGMSVRQRIEQVGRLNSQVDALLAEAEEFKKCMDILASKKEVVQAQLELSDAQLRSAKENASGLIEKMKELQHQLDLATSDKADLAKELEVARSEVIRANKRADAKVAQFRIDVEVNQAKAKSMIEHAKCQARREALEEVRAQGFNIGAEIEVARAEENKARRLAFPEENSDDSGESEDDEYAENMAPDDD; the protein is encoded by the exons ATGGTAAATCTTTTTATCGGTTTGTATGGTAAATCTCCCCTTTTCCCCTTTGTAGTACTAgggaaagatgtagtcatgaggccTCTATCTGGTGGTGAAGAAATTCCTGCCCTGAAGCAggtaaaagaaaggaagagaaaagacgtatcgggctccccgagctcggaaaagaagaaacTGGCTAAGAGATCTCGAAAGTCGAAGGGGGGCTCTGGTTTTATGTCTTCGGAAGTGGCCCGCCATttaagggacgagcccgaagaaggagaggaTAAAATAGCCTGCGTATGGGAtaatgttgtgatacaacaatcTTCCAATTTGGTGGAAGCAAATCAGGGAACCCTGGCCATAATCCCAGAACAAGAAGAAGATGAGATTATCCCTTCTCGAGCTAAGATGATTGAAAGGGATACCGAGGGTGGGTCTACTCGggcagtagaagatatttcaagggatgagTTTGGGATAGTTGACATtagcggatcccctcagattttggatgccatgattcgagagggcagcatgttggaggatcggtcctATGAGGGCATTCAGGAGTCGGCCGATATCCACGGTTTTCTGGATGGGCTTGAGTCAGGTGCCTCAGAGGAGGTTACCGGTTTTGGTGGAATGTCG GTTCGACAGAGGATCGAGCAAGTTGGACGgcttaactcacaggtagatgcgctactggccgaggcagaagaatttaaaaagtgtatggatatccttgcctcgaaaaaggaagtTGTTCAAGCTCAGTTAGAGCTGTCTGATGCACAACTTCGATCTGCAAAAGAAAATGCTTCGGGGCtgatcgaaaagatgaaagagcttcagcatcagttggatttggccacttcagataaagcagatttggctaaagaacttgaagtggccagatctgaggtgatcAGGGCCAATAAAAGAGCCGATGCAaaagtggctcagttcaggatcgatgttgaggttaACCAAGCCAAAGCTAAGAGCATGATCGAACATGCAAAATGTCAAGCTCGGAGAGAAGCTTTAGAGGAGGTCAGAGCTCAGGGCTTCAATAttggggccgagattgaagtcgccagggcggaggagaacaaagctcgaaggttggcctttcctgaggagaACTCCGATGACTCGGGGGAGTCTGAAGATGACGAATATGCCGAGAACATGGCCCCTGATGATGATTGA